From the genome of Luteibacter rhizovicinus DSM 16549:
AGGCCTACGACCTGCTGGACCGTCTTCGCGAGAAGCACGGCAATGCGGCGCCGCCGACGGTCTATCGGGCACTCGATTTCCTGCTCGAGAACAGCTTTATTCACAAGCTGGAGTCGATCAACGCCTACGTGTCCTGCCACCATCCGGCCGAGTCGCATCAGGTGCCCTTCCTGATCTGCGACAAGTGCCAGTGCGCCCAGGAAGTGTGCGACGAGCGCGTGGCCGACCTGATCGAGGCACAGGCCAAGGCGTTCGGGTTCCGTCCGCAGGCGCAGACGCTGGAAGTGCACGGCATCTGCAAGAACTGCCGTTGAGGCATGTCGCCTGGTCCGTGAAGGGGCTCGGCAGTCTGGTTATCGCCGTTGAATCGGCTCCCACAGGAAAGAGTGATTGTCCGGTCAGACGGAAAGGATTGATTTTCTTGGCTTCCGCAATGTTATAAAGTATCATCCCTTGCCTGTGTCTGAGCAAGAAGTCACGCTATGCATCTCATGACCGATTTCCCCGTCGAATCCCCCGTCGATTCCGAAGCACCACGGCGTTGGTGGCATGCCGCCGACCGCGTCGGCGCCCTGGCCTCGTTCCTGTGCGCCATCCACTGCGCGGCGCTGCCTTTCGTGCTGGCCCTGCTGCCGGTACTGGGTCTTTCCTTTCTCGCCGATCACCGTTTCGAAGCCGGATTCGTCGCATTCGCCTGCGTCCTTGCCAGTGCTGCGCTGATCTCGGGCTTCCGCCGGCATCGCCGCCGCTTGCCGCTGATCCTGGCGACTCCCGGCCTGATGCTGCTGATCCTGGGCGTGACCTTCCTGCACAGCGACTCGCTGATCGTTCATAGCGTGCTCGTCACCTGTGGTGGTTTCCTGCTGGCCTCGGCGCATTTCGTCAATTTGCGCGTCGACCGCAGCGAGCACGCCGGCCACATCCATGGTCCGTCCTGCGCCCACCCGTGATTGTGTAACCGCGGCACGATTCCCTAGCCTTCGCGCATGGCACACGACCACTCCCACGACCACGCCGGCCATTCGCACGGTGAGGCGCACTCGCACGACCACAGCCACTTCGAAGGGAGCAGCGAGAAGAAGCTGCTGTTCGCGTTCGTCCTGACCCTGATCATGTTGGTGGTCGAGGCGGCCGGCGGCCTGGTCTCCGGATCGCTGGCCCTGCTGGCGGATGCCGGCCATATGCTGGTCGATGCATTGGCCCTGCTGCTGGCCTTCCTCGGCGCGCGATTCGCGGCCCGTCCCGCCGACGCACGGCGAAGCTTCGGTTACGGCCGCATCGAGGTGCTGGCCGGCTTCGTCAACGCGTTGACCCAGTTCGCCCTGGTCGCCTTCATCATCGTGGAAGCGGTGCAGCGGCTGTTCGATCCCCAGCCGATCCTCTCCGGCGTGATGCTGGTGGTGGCGGTGATCGGCCTGATCGCCAACGTCGTGGTCCTTCGTACCCTGCATGGGCACGACCCTGACGACGTCAACATCGCGGGCGCGAGCCTGCATGTCCTGGGCGATCTGCTCGGCTCGGTCGCTGCCGTGCTCGCTGCGCTGGCCGTGCGTTGGGCTGGCTGGCTGTGGGCGGATCCGGTGCTGTCGATCCTGGTGTCGCTGCTGATCCTGCGCAGTGCGTGGTCCTTGCTGCGCCGTTCGGGGCACATCCTGCTCGAGGGCACGCCGGAGGGCATCCATCTGGCCGACATCGAGAAAGGCCTGCGCGAGGCCGACGAAAACATCCTGGATATCCATCACGTGCACGTATGGCAGGTCACCGCCGGTGCACGCATGGCCACCTTGCACGCCGAATTGCGGCCTGGCGCCGATCCGGCTCGCTGTCTCACAGCCATCAAGACCATGCTCGTGGAGCGCTGGCAGGTGGGTCATGCGACGGTCCAGTTCGACCCGGGTCGCTGTCCGGATGAGCTGGAGGGCTGCGGAAAGGGCAGCCAGCACGTTCACTGAACGGCCGTCAGGCTTGCCATTTACGCCGCCGCTGATACGATGGCCGGCCGTTCCTCTTCATCATTCCGAATCAAGGAGTTTCCCATGGGCAAGGGCGATCGCCGCACCCGTCGCGGCAAGATCAACCGTTCCAGCTATGGCAATGCTCGTCCGCACGTTGACGTCGTCAGCGGTGCAGCCGTGGCAAAGCCGGCCGCTGCAAAGCCGGCCGCCGCCGCCAAGAAGGCGGCCCCGCGCAAGAAGGCCTAAGCCTTCACTGCGTGAGATGAGAAGCCCCGCATAAGCGGGGCTTTTTGTTTTCAGCGGTGCCGTTCAGAGCTCGAGCCGATCACCAAACTCGAAGTGACTGTCCGCCGGCGCCGCGATGGCGTTCTGCTGGACGATGCCTGGGAAGATGTTGTTCTCGACACCGGCATGGTTGTCGCTGTTGTAGAGATAGGGCACGTGTGACCACACGCGGTAGCCGAGCGCCTTGATCGTGGCGACTTCCTGTGCGGCCTGCTCCATGCCCGACAGCCGCACGTAGAGCAGGGGCCGGTGCTCGCGTAGGGTCTCCCTGGCACCGGCGAGTGCGTCGACCAGGGTGT
Proteins encoded in this window:
- a CDS encoding MerC domain-containing protein yields the protein MHLMTDFPVESPVDSEAPRRWWHAADRVGALASFLCAIHCAALPFVLALLPVLGLSFLADHRFEAGFVAFACVLASAALISGFRRHRRRLPLILATPGLMLLILGVTFLHSDSLIVHSVLVTCGGFLLASAHFVNLRVDRSEHAGHIHGPSCAHP
- a CDS encoding transcriptional repressor; amino-acid sequence: MTTQAAHRHDHEHHDDARSFVAAVEHASNERGLRLTPLRREVLELVASAGKPVKAYDLLDRLREKHGNAAPPTVYRALDFLLENSFIHKLESINAYVSCHHPAESHQVPFLICDKCQCAQEVCDERVADLIEAQAKAFGFRPQAQTLEVHGICKNCR
- a CDS encoding cation diffusion facilitator family transporter, with translation MAHDHSHDHAGHSHGEAHSHDHSHFEGSSEKKLLFAFVLTLIMLVVEAAGGLVSGSLALLADAGHMLVDALALLLAFLGARFAARPADARRSFGYGRIEVLAGFVNALTQFALVAFIIVEAVQRLFDPQPILSGVMLVVAVIGLIANVVVLRTLHGHDPDDVNIAGASLHVLGDLLGSVAAVLAALAVRWAGWLWADPVLSILVSLLILRSAWSLLRRSGHILLEGTPEGIHLADIEKGLREADENILDIHHVHVWQVTAGARMATLHAELRPGADPARCLTAIKTMLVERWQVGHATVQFDPGRCPDELEGCGKGSQHVH
- a CDS encoding 30S ribosomal protein THX, producing MGKGDRRTRRGKINRSSYGNARPHVDVVSGAAVAKPAAAKPAAAAKKAAPRKKA